The following proteins come from a genomic window of Candidatus Thiodiazotropha sp. CDECU1:
- the odhB gene encoding 2-oxoglutarate dehydrogenase complex dihydrolipoyllysine-residue succinyltransferase: MSIELRVPQLPESVTDATILSWHKQPGEHVEQDETLVDLETDKVVLEVPSPQSGTLTTIHFKEGETVEADDLLGVLEAGAGTPATQEQPAEAPQAEQEPPALSPAVRRLVKESGIDPNSIQGSGKNGRIVKSDVEAAIAAQNSTAVATSRVEPTPSTPPAPAPTGRVEERVPMTRLRKRVAERLVEAQQTAAILTTFNEVNLQAVSDLRVKYRDEFEKRHNVRLGFMAFFVKAAVEALKQYPIINATMDGDDILYHGYFDIGIAVSSPRGLVVPILRDADQLSFAAIEQRIKDYGLKAKEGSLSYDDLTGGTFSITNGGVFGSMLSTPILNPPQSAILGMHSIQQRPVAEKGEIVIRPVMYLALSYDHRIIDGRDAVQFLVTIKQLLEDPSRLLLEI; this comes from the coding sequence GCCGGGTGAACATGTCGAACAGGATGAAACCCTGGTCGATCTTGAAACCGACAAGGTCGTACTTGAAGTGCCGTCACCACAATCAGGCACCCTGACCACGATTCACTTCAAAGAGGGTGAAACCGTTGAGGCTGATGATCTATTGGGGGTTCTGGAGGCCGGTGCGGGGACACCCGCCACTCAAGAGCAACCAGCAGAAGCCCCGCAAGCGGAGCAAGAACCACCCGCACTCTCTCCTGCTGTAAGGCGACTGGTGAAGGAGAGCGGTATCGATCCCAACAGCATTCAGGGCAGCGGTAAAAACGGACGTATCGTCAAATCCGATGTGGAAGCGGCCATCGCCGCACAAAACAGTACAGCGGTAGCCACAAGCCGTGTCGAACCTACGCCATCCACTCCGCCCGCCCCTGCCCCAACGGGCCGGGTTGAAGAAAGGGTGCCAATGACACGCCTGCGCAAGCGGGTTGCGGAACGATTGGTGGAGGCGCAGCAGACTGCCGCCATCCTCACCACCTTCAATGAGGTGAATCTGCAGGCTGTCTCCGATCTTCGGGTTAAATATCGGGATGAGTTTGAAAAACGCCACAATGTACGCCTGGGATTCATGGCCTTTTTTGTCAAGGCAGCAGTCGAGGCGTTGAAACAGTATCCGATTATCAATGCCACCATGGATGGTGACGATATCCTCTATCACGGCTACTTCGACATCGGTATCGCTGTCTCCTCCCCTCGCGGCCTGGTGGTACCGATACTGCGTGACGCGGATCAGCTCAGCTTCGCCGCCATCGAGCAGAGAATCAAGGATTACGGCCTCAAGGCCAAGGAGGGATCATTGAGTTATGATGACCTGACCGGGGGCACATTCTCCATCACCAACGGCGGTGTATTCGGTTCCATGCTCTCCACACCGATCCTCAATCCACCCCAGAGTGCGATTCTCGGCATGCACTCCATTCAACAACGACCGGTAGCGGAAAAGGGTGAGATCGTGATACGTCCTGTTATGTATCTGGCGCTCTCCTATGATCATCGTATTATCGACGGTCGGGACGCAGTACAGTTCCTGGTAACCATCAAGCAATTACTGGAGGATCCCAGTCGCTTGCTACTGGAAATCTGA